In Lepus europaeus isolate LE1 chromosome 19, mLepTim1.pri, whole genome shotgun sequence, the genomic window accgcctgcagtgctggcatcccatatggacgccagttcgagtcctggcttctccacttctgctccagttctctgctatggcctgggaaagcaggagaagaggcCCAAgcctttaggcccctgcaccaacgtgggagacctggaagaagctcctggctcctggctttggattggcacagccatctggagagtgaaccagtggatagaagacctctctttctctctctctgcctctctgtaaccctttcaaataaataaagaaatttttaaaaaagatttatttatttgaaagtcagcgttacacagaaaggaggagaggcagagaaagagagagagagaggtcttccatctgctggttcactccctaataggctgcaacagctggagctgcgcccatctgaagctaggagccaggagcttcctctgggtctcccatgcatgtgcaggggcccaaggacttgggccatattccactgctttcccaggccatagcagagagctggatcagaagtggaacagccaggacttgaactggcactcatatgggatgctggcactgcaggctatacctgctatgccacagagctggccccataaataaatgttaataaaataaagtatgtcCAGAGGTGTCACGAATGTGATATGCCAAGCAGAGTAGGATTCAACAGGCTTACTTCATGGTCCTGACCCCCAAGACCTTCTTGGTAAGGCTTGATAGGTCAGTAGGTGTTGGAGAGCAAGCACAGGGAATGGAGGAGGCAGTACATATAGCTGAATCTTGGCACTCAAAGGATCTATAGGAGGGAATCTGGGAAAAGAGTAGTGCCCATGGTCCAGCTATGGAAAGGAAAAGAGCAACCACcttaggaaaaaaaggaaaagcagagcCCATCCCAGAAAACCACATTTGTGGGGCCTTACCCAGAGAGACCATAAGTGCAAAGTATAGAAAGCATTGTACAGGGGCTGGTGTGccactctaactctgcttttcaaataaaaaaagcattttaccATGATACAAgactgagtttttgtttttttaagatttattttttacaaagaggcagaggcagagggaagcagagagaaaaagagaggtcttccatccactggtgcactccccaaatgactgcaatggccggagctgggccaatccaaagccaggggccaggaacttcttccaggtctcccacacagatacaggggcccaaggacttgggccattttctattgctttcctaggccacagcagagagctggatcagaagtggagcagccaggacttgaactggtacccctatgggatgccagcactgcaggcagtggcttttacccactatgccacagtgctgccacaGCCTCTCTGAGTTTCTACAAGGAACCCTAACTCCTCCCAAGAGGAGTACACAAACCTGTGCTCCAGGGCCCAGCATGATGTACAGCTAAGTGCATAGGCAGTCTCTCTCCTCCAGGATTCTTTATAATCTCCACAAATCCACTTTCCTTTTCAATTCCCCAGTTAACATGGGATACCAGGTCCTAGTGTGATTAGTGCCAGCTCTCTCCTTACATTCCATAGTCATTTTGTCCAGCCTAGAATAACAGGCAGCAGGTAGAGAGGCACCGTTCACACtctgggtctcacatatgggGCCCAATCTCCTGACAGTTCCTCTGGGGGTCCAGTTTATTTCTCCCTtaccaatcttttaaaaatatatttataacttccatctacttaaaaggcagagcacctgtgtgcatgtgagagtgtgagagaaaaagagaaaagagagagaaaccactggttccctccccaaatgctcgccACAGCAAAGACCggaccaggagtctggaactccatggagtctcacatatgggtggcatgggcccccGGATGCCTAAGTAGGGAtgtggatcagaagctgagtaaccaggacttgtcccaagaagcatttttttgtttttttaatttgacaggtagagttatagacagtgagagagagagagagagagagagagaaaggtcttccttccgttggttcactccccaaatggccactgtggctgaagctgcgctgatctgaagccaggagccaggtgcttcgtcctggtctcccatgcaggtgcaggggcccaagcacttgggccatcctccactgccctcccgggccacagcagagagctggactggaagaggagcaactgggactagaacccagcgcccttatgggatgccggcactgaaggcagaggattaaccaagtgagccacagcgccagccccccaagcaGCATTTCAACTATTGCTCCACAATGGCCACCCCTCCTACATAAATCTGAACTCACGATGCTCTCAAAATCCCACCATACCAGAGCCCTAGGCCCATGAATGCACACTCTATCTCCATGTGgctatcactttttattttattttatttatttatttatttttaacaggcagagtggacagtgagagagagagagagagacagagagaaaggtcttcctttgccgttggttcaccctccaatggccgccacggtagcacgctgcagccttggccacagcagagagctggcctggaagaggggcaaccgggacaggatcggtgccccaaccgggactagaacccggtgtgccggtgccgcaaggcggaggattagcctagtgagccgcggtgccggcccggcTATCACTTTTTAACCCACAACTCTTGTGCATCTATGGAgacccacagctctggcctccacACATACAAATCTGCACACAGCATTCAAAGAATGCATCCAGGATCACATTCAGCCCCAGTCAATGGCTCAACAGCCCCAGTTGTAATGAACTCAGTTCTTAAATTTTCCTCTCCTGGCTCTATTTTTTGCTACAGTTCAGCACAGAGAACCATATACAAACCTCAGACAAACTTGGCCCTTTTCCACTTTGATGTTATACTGCTAAGGATGCTACATCATTGTCAGTCACAGGTTTCTTTTCAACATATTCAAAGCCCACACTCATTTGGCCTCTACCCCAAGCACAGTGAAAAACTGAAAAACTCCTCAGGTTCCACCAAAGGTCACCAGAGAAGCCTGGGGGCAGATTAAGAGGTTATTTGAATATAAGCAGTTCTGGTCTCACTGCCATCTCACTTGCATGAaggtacttcaacaagtttgtgCAAAATATAATTAGAAGATGTCTATTTTAGCacagaaaaagtttaaaaacccaTGCAGTTtcttgtaatatgcattttctatgaactttttgtagaccccccatatgcatggatctcaaaatttttgcaccaaaatatactcatcttttaattccattctctacAAACTTTTTGTAGTTTCCTCAACATTCACTTCATTTCCACTTTCTCCCTCGAATACTTTGCCACCTGCCGGActctatttttttcccccaaagatttatttacttatttgaaagtcagagttacagagaaaggaagagacagagacagagcaagaaagatctttcattcattagtccactccccaaatggtcacaatggacagggctggaccagactgaagccaggagtcaggagcttcctccaggtctctcccatgggtgcaggggctcaagcacttcggccatcttccactgctttcccaagcatattagcagagagctggatcagaagttgggcagctggcacttgaacgagcgcccatatgtgatgccagtgttacagctggcagttttacccactacacaatgcctgcccccagactgtaatcttccctctcctcccattGGCTAAATCCTCCCTTTCCAGTCTCTTACATATGCCTTCTACCACCACTGGAAATGCTACCATGACAAAAAAATTTTCTAATCTGGATACCCAACTCTTACCTGATCCACATACTGGCTGGCACCTTGAGAATGTCTCCAACTTAAATTCCTTCCCTGAACTTCAGACTTCTGTGTTCCCTTGACACCTCCACTTAGGTATTTTGATACCAGATTCAACTTAGCCAAAACTACACTCCCAACTATTAGCTCTGAAAGTTACTTCTATAACCAACTTTGACATCTCAGTTGAGGACTCTTCAATCTTTATGATTTCTCAGCCTCTTCTGCTCACCATCCACATCCAAAAACCCAGttctcctatttaaaaaaaaaaaaaaacaaaacaaaaaaacaaaaacaaaaacaaaaacacagaagtcaGCCACATTTCCCATCTCCACGTCCACCTACTCCTGCCACTAGAGTCAAAGAGTGGCAATAAACTCTTCACTGATCCCCTTCCCTTGTTCTCACCCCCAGAGTATTTTCTTCACTATACAGCCGCAGAAAGCCAAGAGGACGAAAAGTCAGAACACTCTCTTCTTCAGCTTCAAATCTTCCAGGGCTGCTATCACTTCCCCAGAAGAAACCTAGGTCCTCAGGCTACTATTCCTGGACTATATCCCGTCCCTGCTCTCTGACCCCACCAGACATAAAGGAGTCCTGAGATTCCCTGAACACGTCCAGTTCAGCCTCAAGGGAAGCATTTGCTTCCACTCCGTACTTCATGGTCTCACTTGCCAGAAATGAAGACCTACACAATTACATAACAGAATCCAGGACACATGGCTTTTGGGGATCCCTCAACCCCTCAAACCAAATGGCAGACAGAAAAGTAAAGATTTCCAGGACATCACCATTTCCCATACCATGTTGCCCAGCTCACAGGGGTAGAACTGGGACTGGGCTAAGTGAGAGCTGGAGATACTCTACTTACATGCATGTGGTAACCTGGCAGAAAGAGGAAGGCTGGTAGCTGCTGGTCACCACAGTGCATTCTCATGAAATAACCTGTTTCCCTAACTCCTCACTTGGCTTTTGGCAAGGATGATTTTCAGTTGTCTAACTGCAGAAATTTAGGTCTGACCTGTGAGTCAGTGTCCTGACCTTAAAGTGGGGATAACAATGGCAGTTTTAACATCTTGGCAGATGAAGTGCAAATGATGCAAAGGAACTGATGAGTTGTTTTATGTGCTTTTAAGAGAATGTATTTAAGGAAATGTGTTTTGAAGAAACAGTGTTTAAAACTTTCTATTGTAATTCAATACTTAAAGGCAAATTAACAATTCAACCAACAGTTGGTGTAAGTTTCTTATATACAGATGTTCCTTGACTTATGACAGGGTTATGATCCAATAAACCCATAATGAGATGAAACCACTGTAAATCAAAAACGTATTtgatgaggccagtgctgtggcatagtgagtaaagctgccacctgcagcactagcaccccatatgggtgccagtttgagtcccagctgctttatttccaatccagctccctactgatgctgctgggagcagtggaagatggaccaagtacttgggcctctgtacccatgtgagacctggaagaggctcctggctcttggctttggcctggcacagccttgattgctgcagagtgaaccagcggatggaaggtctctctctgcctctgcttctctgtgactctttcaaataaatgaataaatattaaaaaaaaaaaaaaggcatttgacaTAACTATCTACTGAACATCGTATCTTAGCCTACCCTAACTAAAGATGTTCAAAACATTTCACCAGTCTACATTTGGGTAGTCATCTAacaaaaaacttattttataataaagcatTGAACATCTCCTGTAGTTTATTGAATACTACTCTAAAGTGAGAAACACAATGTTTGCATGGGTATGCTTTCGCACCACcataaatcaaaaaacaatagtAAGTCAAAgacattcactttttttaatgtttggttgCCTATATGTTTGCTAGGTCCTTTTGCCAAACCAGCctactttgaaaatgaaccacCAGTGGTCCTTCATTACAGATGTTCACATCTCTCCTTACCCTACAATAGTCTGTGGAAATGActggttggggctggggctggggctgctccacTAAACCAGAATCAAAGGTAGTGCCCATAGGGTGAGAGATCTTTAGCACCCATGTCTAGGAGAGTTAAAAAGAGGTTTGATACTCCTTCACTCACAATCACATCTAATAGCCACGAAATCTCgctggttctttttatttatttatattttttaaagattaattaatttatttgaaaggcagagttacagagaggcagagagggagggagagaaagagaggtcttccatccattggttcactccccagctggccctaACACCAGGAGatggacaggagcttcttcctggtctcccacgtaggtgcaggggcccagggacttgggccatcttccactgctttcccaggcggattagcagggagctgaattggaagtggagtggcagggactcaaaccgcgaccatatgggacgccagcactgcaggtggttttacctgctatgcagtGCCAGCTTCTGGTTCTGTCTTAAAACCTATCCAGAATCtaatgacaccccccccccccccccccgcccccgactTCTAGTCATTGATCTGGTCTGGCTATAACTGCAACACTCCTGGAATTTGTTGTGGCCTCACCAGTCCCCCACTTCCATTCCCTTCATGCACATTTCACGTTTAAGCCTGCTTTCTCTCGTGAAAacactgaaacacacacacacacacacacacactattcgaaagagttacagagagagaaaagcagagaggggtcttccaccccgCGGTCCACTCCCCAAAGTAGTCAccaagggccagggcccaggcaggcaggagccaggagcctcgtctcccacgtgggtgcaggggcccaagcgtggGACacgtccgctgctttcccaggccactggcagggagctggatccgaagtggagcagccgggacaagaaccggtgTCAAAAGTGGCTGCTTTACGCCTCACGTCAGAACTCTGGCCCCTTCACTGCTTTTAAAATCCCTTTTCCTGTCAAGTTTCTCCGCCCTCGAAACGAGGGCGCCCCTCCTCTCACTGTGGCGTCACAGGCCTGACGGCCCCCGCCCACGCTGCGCTGCCGGCAGAGAACCCCGCGTTCCCGACGCTCCCGGCTCAGCCGCACCGCCTTAGCTCCGGCCGGTCCCTTGTGCGCCCAAAACCTGCCCACGCCCCACTGCGATGGCCGCCAGAAAGGCTACCCCAAGAGCATTCCGGTGCTGGACACTAGGGCCTGGGCTGCACTGACCTAAACGGATGCCCCTAGCGCTTTAGGACCCGGAGGTGAGGGTCGGGACGGGTGAGGTTCCAAGAACGCAGCACCTACCTAGGCTCGGTCCATCCCTGAGGCCAGTGCCATCACGGCCTGTGGACAGTACCAAGTGGCGACCCGGCACGGCCGTCACCTGTTGGTGGTGGAGCGGAGGCCTTCGTGGGCGCCGCCACGGCCAAGCCTTTCTGCAGTACAGACAGCGTCAGCTCCTGGGCCTTCTGTCCACTAGGAACCCACCCGACGCCCCAAAAGCGCCGACAATATGTCCACCGCGAAGAAGATGACGGAAGTCCCGCCTTGACGCCGCCCGTTCGCAGGAAGCGCAGAGGCTTCTGGGTAGTGTAGTTCCTGTCGAGTAGCCGGCTTTGGGGATGCGCTGACGCCCCGCCTCCTAGGCGAAGGCCCAACGGTACAGCCTCCCCTGAGAAATGGAGCTCTGAGGGCAGGGCTTCCCCCCGCTTACGGGACCGCGGACTTAAGGTCCTGCTTGGGTGCCCAAAATCCCTGTTGGAGTGCgtgggttccagtcccgactCTGCCtgtttctggcttcctgctaatgggcaccctaggagacagcagctgatAGCGATAGCTAGCGGCTCAGTAGTTGATTCCTCGTCACCCACCTtgggagacccgggttgagttgatctcccggcttcaacctggcccggcGCTGGCTGCTgccggccatctgtggagtggaaCAGTGACGGGATGATCTTTCTAccattcaaatacatgaataataataataataataataataataaatgttaatggcCCATACCAGCCAGGATCGTGGAAACATATAAAAACGAATTATTTCATGTGGCCCCAAAGGTAAAAAAACAGACCACTTCAAATGTCATTCTGAGGCACTCAGTCCACTCATACTTGGAATAAGAGCAGGACGGAGAGGAGACAAGAAATTCACAGCCAAAGCAGGtttattaacaaagaaaaaaaataaaataaagctgagAAAGGCTAACTGCTGGCAGACACCTAGGGCAAAcaggtggcagagggcccagcccTCCAGCAGGCTGGGTCTTAATAGCTTTGGGGAGGGTAAGGGTCAGGAGTTGGGCTAGTTGTATGGGTTTTGCGCTGGCTTTCCAAACTCAGTGGGCCTCCCTCTCTGTGAGCCAGGTTAGTTGGAGCAGAGTGCAGAGGGTGGGTGGGGAACAGTACAGGGCTTGTTGTTGAGCTGGTTTAAGACCGTAAGGGCAAAGGAGTCAGGGACTGGAACTCCTTCTAGGCAAGgagctaaaatggctgaggcttgtaTCTTTGCTCCAATACTTTCTTGGTTCTAAAAATACAtgtaaaggggctggtgctgttgtatagcgagtaaagctgctgcctgccttgccggcatcccatatgggcgccggttcaaggtccagctgctccacttctgatccagctctctgctatagcctgggaaagcagtagaagatggcccaagtccttgggccctgcacccaggtgcaagacctggaggcagctcctggctcctggctccagtgcggccaactgggcagtgaatcggcagatggaagacctctctccctgcttctgctctctgtaactctgcctttcaaataaataaataatttttttttaaaaaacacatgtaGAGGGAAGCTTTAATTCAGTTTTGTGAGCATCAACTGGGTCGGAGGTAAAAGAGAACTGTCCATAGAGAAAGCCATGGAATGGAAGAATTGCCTCCAGGCAGTGGCTGTGGGGATGTTGGAGCTCCCAAGTGAACTAATGTGGCATTTTTCTACTGGTTTCTTCAAAGTTTTCCTGACTGGACCATAAAGAGGAAGACATGAGAAGAATTACTGGCTGCCCTGATGCAGATGGTCAAGCAGGCACTTTTATGCTTGAATAGTGAATGGTGGCGTCCAACCAAGAGGGCAACACTCATATCAGAATTGTACTTCCCAGTTCCAAAGAAGacatgcttatttttctttctttctttctttttttttttttttttgataggcagagtggacagtgagagagagagagacagagagaaaggtcttcctttgctgttggttcaccctccaatggccgctgcggccggcgcgctgcagccggtgcaccgcgctgatccgaagccaggagccaggtgcttctcctggtctcccatggggtgcagggcccaagcacttgggccatcctccactgcactcccgggccacagcagagagctggcctggaagaggggcaaccgggacagaatccggcgccccgactgggactggaacctggtgtgccagtgccgcaggcagaggattagcttattgagccatggcgccggccgatgcttatttttaagaatatgcCACCTCTCTGAAAAGGAGAAGGCCGTCACAAATGTTTTTATGTGCCAAGATGGGGTTGACATGGCCCTAACACTGGTAGCATATGTGCAAAGATGCCATCTGAACTCAGAAATAAAGACTTGGAACACCATGACCTCATTTATGAGTTATTTCCTGGGAAATGATTTTTCAAATTGAAAGTTGAGATTATTTATGGTTTTAAAAGAAGGGATGTgttcttttctgtatttctctttttcattctggAACAACAAGCCATAATACTTTAGGTCAATGTTATTCTCATTTTCCCTTAACAAAAACATATTCTTCGTATCTCATTgccttatttatatgaaaaagaaCATAAGAACACATGCTTACTATTCATGGTTATTTCTCCTATTATTTTCAGCTGTTGTGTTTTCATCTATTGATTATGGTCTTTAGCCATTAGTAAACTTTTACAGAGAAAGCCAGGCAGTAGATGACTTTGCATAGTCTGTCACAAAGCAGACTAGAACATTTTTAAGTGACATTTTATGTCACTATTTTATACTTATATACCACTTCACAGTACAGATTCTCAATGTggcaaaaataacatttattgacAGATTCATGTATCTTTAGCTTCTCTATGCTGTGTAAAAATAAGAGGACAAAATCATATAAAGTTAAGTTCACAAGTGAGTGTTTCACTAGTTTATCTTAGAAACTAATTAGACATTTAATGAATACCTATTACTTAATTTAACTTGTCCTAACTTTAAAGTCACAGTTTACTAAACAGATGTTGAAAACTGTTTCATACAAACATATTATAGCATTAAACAAAGCTAGACATTACCTAAGTTATTTCCTTATTAACTACTTTTGTAGCATATAATTGTTAGACAAGTatggaaaaagcaaaaaccaggtgggtatttggtgcagtgattaagacactgcttggaatatCCACATCTATGTtgtagtgcctggttcaagttttcTCTTCTGCTCTagatcctgctgatgcacaccctgggagtcagcagctcATGGCTcaatacgtgggtccctgccacccacataggagacctggatgaagttctggacACCTGCCTTTGaactggtccaaccctggctgttgctggcagttagggagtgaaccatcagatggaagctctctctctctctctctctctctctcttcgtctctcctttcaaattaaattataataaataaaatttaaaaaatggattggggccggtgttgtggtatagccagtaaagctgctgcctgcaatgctggcatcccatatgggtgtcagttcgagtcctggctgctccactttttttttttaagatttatttattttatttgaaatgcagagttacagagagacagagggagagagggagagagggagagagagagagagaaggagatctttctatctgctagttcactccccagatggccaccaacagctggagctggtctgatccgaagccaggagccaggggcttcttctgggtctcccatggaggtagcaggggccctagcacttgggtcatctctgctgctttcccaggccattagcagggagttgggtaggaagtggagcatctgggactccaaccagcacccatatgggatgctggcactgcagatggcagattaacctgctgtgccacaatgccaacccgcTTAACTGGCTTTTATTTGAGATTCTGCAACGGTGCCGCTCTCTGAACAGGTCCACTCTGCAACATGAGCAGACAGCACAGACAGAAAAAAGGAAGTGACCTACAAAAACAGCTTGATTGGTTACAGTTATACATTTGTCTTATTTGGGCACAGTGTGATGAGCATCTGCCTTTTGTGGACATCATTTGATCTGTTGTTAGCCTGTGAGTAGCTGAAGCTCAGCTGCTGTGATTGGCTGAGTTTATGCTTGTATTTAACAGTGACAATGCAGAAGACATACCTGATTTGTTCTTACTAAATCAGCAGTATTAAACTAATattatttatcaaacatttatcTGAATCACGTGCACTTGAAAAGTGTttgaatttgtatatatttctgggaattttagaattatttaatttatacaagcACTCACTTGTCTGTAAGTCAATTTGAATAGGACTCTTTTAAGAGATTTTATAAGTTAATTTGGTAATAGCACCCAGAGGTAAGAAATATGTCTACATAGCATAAACCCATAGACATAAATAAACACACAGACAGATGCTAGTGCCAACCCAACTCAACATATTTCTAggtcattttctttccatttgaaaCACTGTTCACTCATTACACTTGGCCagtgcaaataaatcttttgtacaTTACTTCAGAGTTTAAATCAACAGTGTgtagagggctggtgctgtggcataggccagcatctcacatgggcaccagtttgagtcctagctattcctcttcccatccaactctctgctggatgggaagtggagcagctgggtctccaacctgcacccatatgggatgccagcacttcagcccagggcgttaacccgctgcgtcacagcaccagcctcccaatGGGCatacttagaaaattatttttccccaACAGGCAGAACAGAACTGAAACACACGGGTGTCCCTGGCAAGGAGCAAAATGGGGCAGAATGTTGGGAAGCCTGAAGTTGTTAGCATGGAGGTGACCAAGAGCCAGCTACTTGGGTTCACACTCAGGGTTACCAGAAAAGacagaatggaagagagagaataaaaagacACAAACAGGCTCACGAGGATCAGGATGGTGCTTGTGGCTCTCACCTCATGTGAAGATCTGGGAGTAAGGCTGCCACTGTGAAGGCGTTGGACTCGCTTTTTGTGCCTGTGCAGGACAAAGACCATGGAGCCACTGGCACAGACCATGAGGGCCACACACACAACATCAGTGAAGGAGAACAAGACCGCGTGTAATATGACCAAATATCTGTCTGGAACAGGTGAATTACAGAACCCATAATCTTTCTCCATActtatgtttttgctttttcttggtCCAGTAACAATCATAGCAATAAAGATATTTAATAGGAAATGCAAGATCCAGCAGAGGAAACAGCAAAAGCCAATGTACTTTTGGGATCTAATATTGAGTTCCATCCACT contains:
- the LOC133748630 gene encoding vomeronasal type-1 receptor 1-like, which translates into the protein MLKPTDLILNHLVIANNLVLLYKGIPQILATFGLKSFLDDAGCKLVFYLHRVARGVSLTTTCFLSVFQAIKLNPNIPKWMELNIRSQKYIGFCCFLCWILHFLLNIFIAMIVTGPRKSKNISMEKDYGFCNSPVPDRYLVILHAVLFSFTDVVCVALMVCASGSMVFVLHRHKKRVQRLHSGSLTPRSSHEVRATSTILILVSLFVSFYSLSSILSFLVTLSVNPSSWLLVTSMLTTSGFPTFCPILLLARDTRVFQFCSAWEAVPLGLRLGGGASAHPQSRLLDRNYTTQKPLRFLRTGGVKAGLPSSSSRWTYCRRFWGVGWVPSGQKAQELTLSVLQKGLAVAAPTKASAPPPTGDGRAGSPLGTVHRP